Genomic window (Saccharothrix australiensis):
CAGGCTGCCGCGCACCCGGTCCACCCCGGGCGGCAGGGCCGCCTGCCTGCCGCCCGGCGACATCACCGCGACCTGGTGGCCGCGCGCCACCAGCCGGGGCACCAGCTCCCGGCCCAGCACACCGGTGGCCCCGATCGCGAACACGCGCACGCTTCCGTCCTTCCCCGGCGCGGGCGGGTCACACCGGCGTCCGGCCGAGCAGTTCGCCGACGACGGAGGTCAGCGCCCGCGCCGGCCTGCCGACCACGTCCTCGACGGTGGTGGTCACCAGGGCCGCCTCGCCCGCCCGGTAGGTGGCGTAGAGCCCGAGCCTGGCCTCGGCCGCCCACGGCGGCATCCCCGCGCCGGTCATGGCGTCGAAGGCCGCCTCCGGCGACACGTCGACGAACCGGACCTCCCGACCGAGTTCGCGGGAGAAGTACCCGGCCACGGTGGGGTAGTCGAGCGCCCGCGGGCCGGTCACCTCCAGCACCGCGCCGTCCAGCGCGGGATCGGTGAGCGCCACCGCCGCCACCGCGGCCACGTCGCGCACGTCGACCCAGCTCACCTCCGCGTCGCCGACGGGCAGCGCGATGGCGCCGCGGGCGGTGATGCCCGGCAGCCACTGCCGCAGGTTCTGCGCGAACCCGTTGGGCCGCACCAAGGTGTGGCGCAGACCCGACTCCGCCAGCGCCTCCTCGACCAGCCCGTGCTGGCGGTGGATCGAGCACCGCGCGGCGGGGTCCGCGCCGAGCGCGGACACCTTCACCACGCGTTCGACGCCCGCCTCCTTCGCCACCTCGACGATCGCGCGCTGCAAGGAGTCCTGCGCCGGGTGCAGCGGCGTCAGCAGGAGCAGCGTCCGGGCGCCGGTGAGCGCGGGCAGCAGGCTCTCCGGTCGCGTCAGATCGCCTTCGACCACGTCGGCGACGTCGCGCGACGGGCCGCCCGACCCGGGGCGCACCACGGCCAACGGCCGCACCCCGCGGGCGGCCAGGTCGACCAGCAGCGCGGAGCCGACGGCGCCCGTGGCCCCGAGCACGGCGACCGGTCCGATGCGGTCGGCCACGTCACGCCACCCCCATCGCCGCGTCGCCGATCTCCCGCAGGGTCGCGGGCAGCTCGTCGGACTGCGCCGTGTCGGCCAGCAGCTCGCCCAGCACGGGCGCGAGCTTGAACAGGTTGTGCCCCGCGACCGCGCTGACGCCGGGCGCGTGCCAGACCCGGAACCCGTCGCTGCCGACGGGCAGCTTGGTCATCACGCAGACCCGGATGCCGACCGGCTCCGGGGCCAGGCCGGGCATCGCCTTCCGCGCGTACGACCGCAGCCGCTCGACCCGGGTGTCCATCGTGGACCCCGGCGGCAGCGCGCCGCGCGCGTCGAAGGGCACGTCGACGTCCGGGCCGATCAGGCCGAGCACGTAGCTCCCCGTGGACCCGATGGGCGAGCCGTACACCCACTCGCCGAACTCGCCGGACCGGTCGACCCAGCAGGGCAGCGGCCCGCCGCGGCACTCCTCCCGGACGCGGAAGTGCGGTCGCGCGTGCAGGGCCTGCCGCAGCGGGATCTCGAACCCGGCCCCGGACGCGAGCCGCGGCACCGCGGTACCCGCGCAGAGCACGACGTGCCTCGCCCGGTAGATCGCCTCGGTGGTCTGGATCTCCACCCCGCCGCCGGACGGCACCGTGACGCTGTGGACGTCCGCCGGGACGACGCGGTCGCCGACCCAGCCGGCGAGCGCGTCGATCACGCGGCGGGCGCGGATCGCGCCGCCGCCGGGGTCGACGAGCAGCCGGCCGGAGACCGGCGCCAGCACCCCGAACAGCTCCCGGTGGCGCGCGGCGTCGGCGAAGTGGTGCGCGACCCCGTTGGCGCGCAGCCCCGCGGTGTCCGCCTCTCCCATCCCCGCGTACACCGCGCCCTCGTCACCGACCAGCCTGCGCCCGAGGCGCCGCTCCCACTCGCGGTAACCGGCGCGGCCGGCGACGGCGAGCCGCACCACCCGCGGGTCGTCGTGGCGGTTGCGGAACGTCCGGGTGAGACCGCCGGAGAGCCCGCTCCCCGGTGGACGCCCGTCGAAGCAGGTGACGTCCGCGCCGCGCCGGACGAGGGCGTCGGTCGTGGCGAGGCCCAGCACGCCCGCGCCGACCACCGCTATGTCCAGTTCGCGGCGGTACCCGCCGCGGCTCCCGTCGACGAACCGACCGCCAACCACCGGCATCGCCCCTCCTCGTGCCGCGCGCGCCCCTCCGCCGTGGGCGCCCCACGCCGGCTCCAGCATGGCCGGGCGCCCGCCGGCGGCTCATCCCGCGTTCTCGTGATTGAGCGCGCCGACACCGCGCCCCTCATGCGGGCAGGCGGATCGACTGCGCGTGGCGGAACACGTCCCGAGGGTCCCACCGCGCCTTGACCGCTTGTAATCGCGGGTAGTTGTCCTTGAAGTACAAGGTGCTCCAGGGGACGCCGGAGGTGTTCCACCGCGGGTCGCCGAGGTCGACGTCGGCGTAGTTGACGAAGCACCCGTCCGTGCGGTCGTTCGGGACCGGCACACCGCCGGTGTCCGCGTGCACCGCCCGGTAGAACTCGCGGTGCCAGCGGAGGTTGCGCTCGTCGTCCGCCGCCTCCGACCAGCTCGTGCCCCACAGCAGCTTCAGCACCGAGTCGCGGTGCGGCTGCGCCGTGGCGTCCGGCGCGACGGTGTTGACCTTCCCGCCGTACGAGGCGATGGAGACGGCGAACCCGACGTGCCGGTGGTCGGTCTCGCTCAGCGACCGGTGGAACGCGCCGATCTGGTGCTCGCTGAAGCCCTTGCGCTGGTAGCTGGACTTCTGCTTGGCGCGCTCGGTCGGGTTGCTCACCCACAGCCCCGGCCAGCCCGTCGACTGGAGCCACGGGAGCAGCCTGCGGTCGGTCGTCTCGCGCGGGCCGACGCCCGCGCCGACCTCCGCGACGAAGTCGTCCATGAGCCGCTCGGCGTCGGGCGCGCCGGCGTCGACCTGGACGACCAGGTAGAGCGGGCCGGTGGGCCGGGTGGTCAGCTCCAGCCGGGCGAACAGGCCGGCGCACGGGCCGCCGGCGTCGCTGTTGCGCTCGTGCCACGCGCCGTAGTTGCGCAGCAGCGCGGCGAACCGCTGCTCGGTGATCCCCTCCCACGGCCACTGCACCCGGTGGGTCCACATCGCGGCCGGCGGCGCGGGCAGCAGCCGTGCCGGGTCGCCGCCGACGGCGTCCGGCGAGCGGAACCAGTACCGGGTGACGACGCCGAAGCTCCCGCCGCCGCCACCGGTGTGCGCCCACCACAGGTCGCGGTTCGGGTCGTGGGCGTCGCGGGTGGCCACCACCGCGCGGGCCCGGCCGTGCCCGTCGACGACCACGACCTCGACCGCGTGCAGGTGGTCGACGATCACGCCGTGGCGGCGGCTGAGCTGGCCGTAGCCCGCGCCCGCGACGTGCCCGCCGACGCCGACCGGGTGGCAGGAGCCGCCCGGCAGCGTCACGCCCCAGCGCTTGTAGAGCGCCCCGTACACCTCGCCGAGCGTCGCGCCCACCTCGACCATCACCGCGTTGTGCCGGTGGTCGTACTCGATCGCGGCCATCCCGGACATGTCGATGATCACCTGGGTGCCGGGGTGGTCCACGAAGCCCTCGTAGCAGTGACCGCCGCTGCGCACCGCCAGGCGCTTGCCGTCGGCGACGGCGGCCTGCACCGCGTCGACGACCTGCCGCGTCGAGCGGGGCAGTGCGATCCGCTCCGGGTTGCTCACCCAGCGCTGGTTCTGCCCCCTGGACAGGCTGGCGTGGCGCGGGTCGCCCCGGAGGACCTCGGGCGCGGGTTCGGCCGAGGGGTCCGGGTGGCCGCCTGCCGCGCCCTGGCGCGCGGCGGGCGCGACCAGCGTCGCGCCGCCGAGCAGCGCGCCGCGGGTCAGGATCGTTCTGCGGGACAACGGGCTCATCCGGGCGGACCTCCGGGTCGACGTGACGGGCAGAGGTCGACAGGATTCAGCGCGCACCGGTTCCGCACATCCCGCGTTCACGCCATGCGCGGCGCCGGGAGGGCGGTCGTCAACCGCCGATGAGGTGGAGCCCGACGATGCCGATCGTGATGAGCGAGAGGAACAGCACCCGGAGCGGCGAGGTCCCCTCGCCCAACAGCACGATGCCCACGACCGCGGTGCCGACCGCGCCGATACCCGCCCAGACCGCGTACGCGGTGGCCACCGGCAGGCTCTTGAGGGCGAAGGTGAGCAGGATGAAGCTGGTCCAGGCGGTCACCAGCCCGATGACGGTGGGCCACAGGCGGGTGAAGCCCTCCGAGTGCTTCATCGAGATCGCCCAGATGATCTCCAGGAACCCCGCACCGACCAGAATGACCCAGGCCACGGTCATCGCCTTCGCCTTCGCTCGTGCCTCGTCCAGGACGTCGTGCTCACGCACCGGCCGACCTCCCACGCGTCACCCGAACCGGTCCACCGCGGTCACCGGCGCGCCCTGGTCGCGGGCGCGGGCGGACCGCCCGCCACGAGCCGCCCGCATATTCTGTATCGTTCGCTACAGTAAAGCTAGCTGGACAGGACCGGTCCGTCAAGGCCAATATGTACTGGTCGATACAGAAGGATGGCCCGATGGCGAAACGCGGACGACCGCGCGCGTTCGAGCGGACCGAAGCGCTGCGCGCGGCCATGAACCTGTTCTGGGAGCAGGGCTACGAGGGCACGTCGATCAGCGAGCTGGCCGCGGGCATGGGCATCAACTCGCCCAGCCTCTACGCCGCCTTCGGGTCGAAGGAAGCCCTCTTCCGCGAGGCGGTGGCCCTCTACGACGCGACCGAGAGCGACGCCACGGCGTCGGCGCTGGCCGAGCCCACCGCACGGCGGTCGATGGAGGCGCTGCTCCGCAACAACCTCGTCGCCTACACCGATCCCGGCACGCCGCGCGGCTGCATGATCGTGTTGGCCGCGAACACCGGGAAGACGAGGAACGAAGAGGTCCGCGAGTACCTCGCCGAGTACCGCCGGAGCACCATCTCGGTGGTGGCCGACCGGCTGCGCCGAGGCGTGGCGGACGGCGACGTGCCGCCCACCGCCGACATCGCGGCCATCAGCGCCTTCTTCACCACCGTGCTGCACGGCCTGTCCATCCAGGCGCGCGACGGCGCTTCCAGCGCGGAGCTGCAGCAGGTGGTCGACGTGGCCATGGCGGCGTGGGACGGCATGGTCCGGCCGGCCGCGACGCCCTGACCGCGCCGTCACGTCTCGTAGTAGCGGAGCCCGTACTTCTCGTGGCCGAGGGCCACCGACCTGGCCACGTCGTCCGGGTACCGGTCGGAGGGCGGCGGCGTCGGGTGCTCCGCGGTCGGCAGGCCGACGTCCAGGAAGTACTGCTCGAAGCCCGCCGGGGCGAACAGCAGGAGCAGCTTGCCGTGCGCCTCGCCGATGTTGCGGAAGCGGTGGAACGTGCCCTTCGGCAGGTAGATGAAGCCACCCGGCTCGACGGTCAGCTCACGGTCGTTCGCGACCACCTCGAACCGGCCGTCGAGGATGTAGAACGCCTCGTCCTCGTTCTGGTGCGTGTGCAGCGGCGGGCCGCTCAGCGGCGGCACGACGACCTCGATCAAGCCCATCGCGCCGCCGGTCTCGTCCGCGCCCGCCTTGATCGTGTACTGGTCGCCGCTGAACGCCCAGACGCTCGGCCCCTCGTCGGCGGCCAGGTAGTGGGCCTGCGGCGGGTTCTTGGCGGGGATGCTCATGCACGACTCCCTTGCTCCAGGCGCGGTTCGTCCACCGGGCGTGCCGACGGTAATCACCTCCCGTGGGCCCGGACATCACGCGATCACGCGATTGCCCGCCGTCGCCGGGAGTCGCACGGCGGGCGCGGGATGGCCCGGTCACGCGATTACGCGCCACCCGCCCGCGGACCTACGGTCGGGAGCCGGGAACGCGGGCGCGAACCCCGCGGAGGACATCGGCGCAGGGAGCGGGCACAGCATGGACATCCTGGACCTCCGGCGGCGCGTCTCGGGCGAGGTCGTCCACCGGGAGGACGCCTCCTACGAGGAACTCCGCCGCTCGCTCGTCTGGAACGGGCTGAAGACGGCCCGCCGCCCCGAGGTCGTCGTCCGGGCCGCGCACGAGCCGGACGTGGTCGAGGCCGTCCGGTTCGCCCGTGCCAACGGGCTTCAGGTCGCCGTCCGGGGCGGCGGGCACAACTGGGTCGGTTTCTCGCAGCGCGACCGGGGCCTGCTGCTCGACGTCTCCGCGCTGACGGCGGTGTCCGTCGACGTGGGGTCGCGCACGGCCGCGGTCGGGCCGGGCGTGCGCAGCCAGGACCTCGACCGCCTGCTCTCCGCCGAGGGCCTCGCCTTCCCCGTCGGGCACTGCGCGACCGTCCCGATGAGCGGCTTCCTGCTCAACGGCGGCCTCGGCTGGAACACCAACGCCTGGCGGCCGGCCTGCTTCAGCGTGTCCAGCGCCCGCGTCGTCACCGCGGCCGGGACCGTCGTCGTCGCCGGCGAGGAGGACGACCGCGACCTGCTGTGGGCGGTCCGCGGCGCGGGCCCCGGGTTCTTCGGCGTCGTCACGGAATACCGCCTGCGGCTGTACCCCGAGCCGCGTCGGATCACCTCGAACACCTACTACCACCGGATGTCCGATGTGGACGGCCTGGCCACGTGGTTCGAGGAAGCGGTGCACAGGCTGCCGGAGCAGGTGGAGGTCTCCTTCTTCATGCAGCCGGCGCCGCCCGACCTCGCGGCGGCGGCCGAGCCGGACAACGGGTACGTGTGCGTGCTCGGCGCGACGGCGTTCGTCGACTCCCCGGACGAGGCCCGCTCGGTCATGTCCGTGCTCGACGAGAGCCCGGTGCTCGCCGACTGCCTCCGGGTCGAGCGCGACCAGGCGACGCCGATCGACGCGCTGCTGCGACCCAGCCTCGCCGCGTGGCCCGAGGGGCTGCGGTACCTCGCCGACACGGCGTGGTCCGACTCGCCGGCGGAGGTCGTGCGCCGCAGCCGGGACCACCACCTGCGCGCGCCTTCGCGGCGGTCGTTCGCGACGACGTGGTTCTCGACCGGTCCGCGGGGCATCGCCTCGCGGCACCCCGACGCGGCGTTCTCCCTGACCGGCCGCACGCTGACCCTCAGCTACGCGATCTGGGACGACGAGGCGCAGGACGAGGCCAACCACCTCTGGCACCGCACGATGGTCGACGACCTGCACGAGGTGTCCACCGGTCACTACATCGCGGAGGTCGACATCGTGCGCCACCCGGAGCGCCACGAGCGGTCCTTCAAGCCCGAGAACTGGAAGCGGCTGCACGAGCTGCGGCAGCGGTACGACCCGGAAAGCCTTTTCCACGGCCCGTACACCGACGGCGAGGCCGGCTGACGACGTCCCCGGCGGCACGCGAGGCCCTACGAGGCGCGCGAGGGGACCGCCGGCCGGGGTGCGGCCGGACCACCCATCACGCGCCTTCCCGCCAGGCCACGCCCGGCGGACACGAGCACCCCTCGGTGCTTCAACCCGCAATTGTGGGGATCGCGTACGAGCTTGCGCCGATCCCGCGAAGCCGGTGCGGTGATCGGCTACGGTGAGCGGGTCGACAGCTCTTCCGGAGGCGTTCTCTCATGGCGTGGCCGAGTGGCGTGCGCAGGTCGCGCGCGGTGTTATCCGACGGACGCGACTCGTGTCCGAGCAGCTCGCGGGTCGAAGCGCACTGGTCGGCCGACCACCCGGTGCGCGACGTGCTGAACCGCCGCCGGGCGAGCGGCAGCAAGCCCGGCAACCGGTCGGACGGGTTCAAGGTCGGGCTCGCCGTCGAGGGCGGCGGTCTGCGCGGGGTGGTCTCCGGCGCGATGCTCAGCGCCCTGGAGGACCTGGGGTTCGCCGACGGCTTCGACGACGTCTACACGTGCTCGTCGGGCGCGGTGAACGGGGCGTACTTCATCACGCGGCGGACCTGGTTCCCGTTGTCCATCTACTTCGACGACCTGACCACCGGGACGTTCCTGGACTTCCGGCGGGTGCTGCGCGGCGTGGGCCCGATGAACCTGGAGTACGTGTTCGAGGAAGTCCTGGCCCACCGCAAACCCCTGGACTACGCCGCCGTCATCGCGGCGCCGCAGCGCCTGCACGTCATGGTCACCGACGTCGACGGGCTGCGCACGCTGGACGTGCACGAGTTCCACTCGCCCGAAGACCTGCGGTCGGCGTTGCGCGCGAGCACGTGGTTACCGCTGGCGATCCGGGGCACCGCCGACTTCCGGGGGCAGCGCGCGATCGACGGCGGAGTGCTGCGGTTCCACCCCTTCCGCGCGGCCGTGCTGGACGGCTGCACCCACGTCCTGTCGTTGAGCACCCGGCCGATCGCGCCGTCCCACTCCGGCACGCCGCTGATCAACCGCCTCGTCGCCCGGCACCTGGAGCGCGTGCGCCCCGGCCTGGGCACGGGGTTCCTCAAGTCGATGGAGGACTACCGCCTCAAGGACCGGCCGCACCTCGCCCGCAGCCGCCGCCACCCCGGCGAGCCCGCGGTCCTCGACCTCGCGCCGCTGCCCGGCACACCCGAGATCAAGCGCCACGAGGTCGACCGGGGCAAGCTCATCGACGGCGCGCGGTCGGCGTACCGGCTGGTGCACCAGGTGCTCGAAGGCAGGGACGTCGTCGTCGTGCCCCGGATGACGGTGTACCCGCCGAGGCCCGACGCGGAAGGGCCTTCGTGACCGGCGTCGGGACCGCGGACGCCGAGGTCCTGCGCCACGTGCTGCGGCACGCCCTCCGGCTGGGCCGGCGGGAGTCGGAGGCCGAAGCCCTGCGCGCGATCCACGAGCTGTGCGGCAACGGCGCCTCGTGGCGGCAGGTCCTGGCGCGCATCCCGCTCGACAGGCTGTCGTTCCAACTGGAGGCGGGCGTCGAGCGCACGGCCGCCATCGCGGCGCTGACGAGTTGGTGCCGCGGCTTCAAGACCGGTCGCGAGGGCGGTCACCAGCGGCGCGAGTCCGAGGTGTTCGGGTACCTGTCGGTCCTGCTGATCACGCTGATCACGATGGAGCCGTCCGACGGCGACGCGGCGCGCGAGGACCACGACTGCCCGAACCTGTGCCACGCCCTGGTGCGGGACGCCTCGGTGCGGCGGGCCCTGGTCGAGCTGTACTCGCCCGCCCGCACCGCCGAGCGCCACGTCGTCGGCGAGTGGGCGACCGTGCGGCGCGCGCGGTTCGAGTTCCACCGGCACGGGACGACGTCGTTCCTGCTGCGCGGCAAACCCGAGCAGGTGACCGCGCGGCACACCGAGTTCGCGCTCAAGTGCGTGCTCTTCCCGTACGCCGACATCCCGGTGATCGCGGCGAAGACCCGTTCCTACGAGGCCGAGCACAACTCGCTCGACGCCAACGGGCGGCTGGTCGGCCACATGGTCCGCGTCTGGGCGAGCACGGACAACTGGATCCTCATGGACTTCGCGGAGGGCCGCACCCTCGCGGAGGAGATCGACGCGCTCAAGCGGGAGGCCGCCCTGCCTGCGGCCGGCCGGTTCCGGCGACGGCGGCCCTCACCGGCCGGGAACGTCCGGCTGGACCTGATCCGCCGGGTGGGGCTGCCGCTGCTGGCCGCGCTGGCCGAGCTGCACCGGTGCGGCAAGCGCCACGAGGACCTGTCGCCGACCAACATCATCGTGCACCGCCGCGTACCCGACCGCGACGGCCGGGAGTACGACCTGACCTTCGTGGACTTCGGTCGCAACTACCTCTACAGCGGCGCGCTCGCGGGCTCGCACGCGGCGCAGAGCGTCTACGTCGCGCCCGAGGTGCGCGCCAACTCGGAGGACGTGCCGAAGGCCGACCTGTACTCGCTGGGCCGTATCCTGATCGCGCTCGGCGACGTCGGCGAGAACCGCGACGACACCATCCCGGACCGCTTCTACGGCCAGGCGCCGCTGATCGCGCGGGTCGTCGAGGACCTGATCGACGTGCGGCCCGACCGCAGGCTGCTGGTCTTCCCGGTCCCGATCGACGACACCGACGTCTACCACTACCTGCGGCAGGTGCTGGAGCAGGAACTGGACGTCACCCAGGCGGCGCTGGTGAACGACCCCGAGCTGCGCCCGCTCGCCATCCCCTACGACCGGCACACCGTGGTCGAGACCGTGCGGACGCTGTTCCCCGTGTCCCGCGAACCCAAGCGGCGACGGCGCATCTACCGCATGCGCAAGCAGCAGGGCGTGCTGGGCGACGCGCGGCGGTCGATGCACGCGCGGTGGCTGCTGTTCTTCTCGGTGGTGTCGTCGCTGAGCTACTTCGTCAGCGCCACGGTCTGCGTCCTGTGGTTCCTGCGCGACCTCGGCATCGACGTCCTCGGGCCGCCGGTGCAGCTCCTCCTGCGCCCCTGGGACGTGCCACCCGACGTCATCCCGCTCGTCGACGACCTGCGCGCGCCGGATTACCGGCTGGGCAAGGAGCACGTGTGGGAGAACCTCCCGGCGCGCATCATCGGCTTGAGCTTCGCCCTGGCGTCGGTCCGCTACTACCAGAACATCCTCGGTGGCCTCACCACGCTGGTCGCCGGCTCGTCCGCGCTGCCGGGGTCGCTGCTGCGGGTCGCGACGGAGGTCGCGATCCGCCTCATGGCGCCGTGGGCGTCGTGGTTGATCCTCTGGGTGAACCTGGTCGACGTCGACCACTGGCCGCTCGGGACGGCCATCGGCTACACCGGCGTGGTGTTCTCCAACCTGCTGTGCGCGGCGTTCGCGAGCCGGTACCTGGCGCTGGCGAGGGAGGCCAGGCTCAGCACCGTGCCGCCGGAGCACCAGAAGATCATCGGCCTCGACGCGTTCCGCCAGTGGGGACCGACGGTCACGCTGTACAGCACCACGGTGTGGATCTTCGCGTACCTGATCATCAACAAGACGCTGAAGGACACGTACGTGTACGCGCTCTCGGTGGCGCTGGTCAACATCGGCCTGTTCTACGTGCTCAAGACCGGCATCAACGCGCTCGACGTCCGCACCGGCCTGAACCGCTGCTTCCTGGCGGCCGAACGCCTGCGCTACGAGGCGGAGGCGACCTACCGCCCCAAACCCCTGTCCGCGCGGAAGGAACCGGTGCTCGTCAACCCGGACTGACCCCCGCTCCGGGGTGCGACCGCGGGAACCCGACCGCGGCCGGGCATCGCGCGGTTCCCCGACCACCGTGTCCATCCCCACATCTCGGGATGTCGGGAGGCCGGGGCGAGGCGGCACGGTGGGGTCATGTCGGCAGCTACGAGGGGGAGTTCGATGAAGGTCTCGACACGTGTGGTGGCGGCGTTGGTCGCGGTGGGGGTCGGTGGTGCGACGCTCGCCTCGGTGGCCGCGGCGCAGCCGCGAGCGGAGCGGTTCGCCACGACCATCTGCCACCCGCCCGCGCGCGGGGTGAACACGATCGACTTCAACGGGGCCCCGGTGTCGGCGAGTCAGCCGGTGGCGGTGTCGATCAGTGAGGGATTCCTCCACGGCGAAGGGCTCGGTGACGCGCGGATGACCGTCGAGAACGTGACCGTCGTCGAGCGCTTGGTCAAGGTGCGGATCAACGTGCAGTGGGGTGAGCCGTTGCCGTTCTGCCTGCACTACGTGGGGTAGCCGGGGACGACCGGTCCGTCGGGCGAGGGGCCTCGACGGGCCGGGCCGGCACCCGCGGGGACACCGACAACGGCCGGACGGCCCGTCACCACCCGCCGCGGAGCAGGGCGGCGGAGAGTTCCTCGCGGCTGTTGACGCCCGTCTTGCGGTAGACCACGTCGAGGTGCTGGCGGACGGTGTGCACGGACAGCGCCAGTCGGCGCGCGATCTGCTTGGCGGGCATGCCTTCCAGGGCCTGCTCCAGCACCATGACCTCCCGCCGGGTGAGGCCGTGCCACGCGCCCGCCGCCGACAGCAGCACCCGGCCGGAGGCGGGCTGCGCGGTCACCGCCACCTCGGCGACCGCGCCGCCCGACAGCGGCTGCGCGCGCAGCTCGACGAACCCCGACGGGGTGGGCACCCGGCAGACGGTCTCGGTGGCCCGGTGGTGCGACAACGCGGCCAGGTGCCAGGCCGCTCCCCGGTGCTCGCCGGGCGTCCGCGTGGCGTGGGGCAGCAGTTGGGCGAGCCAGTCCCCCGCGGAGGGCGTCGCCCTGAGCACCGCCCCGTCGGCTCCGACGACGAACACGCCGGGTGGCGCCGCGTGGCTGCTGGGCCGCAGCGGCCGGTCGGCCACGAACCGCCGGACGCCGGCGGCCAGCACCCGGCGGAGGCGTTCCGCGCGACGCCGCTCCTCCGCGGAGAACGACCTGCGCCCCCGCTCCCGCACGACGATGAGGGTGCCCCAGACCCGACCGCCGTCGGCCAGGACGATGGTCATCTCGACGCCGACGCCCTCGGCGGCCATCACCTCGCGCAGCGCGGTCTGCCGGTCGCCCACGGCCGGATCCGGCGGTGGGCCGCCGAGGGGGCCGCCGGCGGCGTCGATCACGCACAGCCCGCCCGGTGCCGCGTCCAGCAGGAACGGGTCCACGCCCAGCAGTTCGCCCACGCCGACGCGGTGGGCGGTCGCGGCGCTGTAGCCGTGTTCCTTGGCGTAGAAGCACCCGGCCCCGCTGACCGGGTCCAGCCCGGTCAGCATGTACCCGTCGTGCGGGATCAACCGCCCGACCTGCCGGGAGAACAGCGCACCGAGTTCCTCCACGGCGAGGTTGCCCGCGGCGGCGGTGGGAATGCCGTCGCGAACCGCTTCCCACTCCGCTCGCACTTGCGGAGTATGGCAAGGGACCCGCCGGAGCGCACCGCCATATCGACGGCGGCGGCGTGCCGACCGACGCGTCGGAGGGCCGAACCCCCGGCGCACGCGGTCGGGTGGAGCGCGATGCCCGGATCGGTGCGGGCCGGCCGCGTTTCCCGCGGGTGCGCGGTGGTATGCCTCGGCGATGACGACTTCGTCGGGTTCCGGTGACGAGTTGCGGCGGCTCGCCGCGGACAAGTTCGGCTGGTCGCACCTGCGCGACGAGCAGCTCGAAGCGATGGAGCAGGTGATGGCCGGGCACGACGTGCTGGCCGTGCTGCCGACCGGTGCGGGCAAGTCCGCCATCTACCAGGTGCCCGCGCTGCTGCTGGACGGGCCGACGGTGGTGGTCTCCCCGCTCATCGCCCTGCAGAACGACCAGGTGGAGGGCATCGGGGACAGTCGCGCGCCGGACGCCGTGGTGGTGAAC
Coding sequences:
- a CDS encoding FAD-binding oxidoreductase, yielding MSPLSRRTILTRGALLGGATLVAPAARQGAAGGHPDPSAEPAPEVLRGDPRHASLSRGQNQRWVSNPERIALPRSTRQVVDAVQAAVADGKRLAVRSGGHCYEGFVDHPGTQVIIDMSGMAAIEYDHRHNAVMVEVGATLGEVYGALYKRWGVTLPGGSCHPVGVGGHVAGAGYGQLSRRHGVIVDHLHAVEVVVVDGHGRARAVVATRDAHDPNRDLWWAHTGGGGGSFGVVTRYWFRSPDAVGGDPARLLPAPPAAMWTHRVQWPWEGITEQRFAALLRNYGAWHERNSDAGGPCAGLFARLELTTRPTGPLYLVVQVDAGAPDAERLMDDFVAEVGAGVGPRETTDRRLLPWLQSTGWPGLWVSNPTERAKQKSSYQRKGFSEHQIGAFHRSLSETDHRHVGFAVSIASYGGKVNTVAPDATAQPHRDSVLKLLWGTSWSEAADDERNLRWHREFYRAVHADTGGVPVPNDRTDGCFVNYADVDLGDPRWNTSGVPWSTLYFKDNYPRLQAVKARWDPRDVFRHAQSIRLPA
- a CDS encoding TetR/AcrR family transcriptional regulator, which encodes MAKRGRPRAFERTEALRAAMNLFWEQGYEGTSISELAAGMGINSPSLYAAFGSKEALFREAVALYDATESDATASALAEPTARRSMEALLRNNLVAYTDPGTPRGCMIVLAANTGKTRNEEVREYLAEYRRSTISVVADRLRRGVADGDVPPTADIAAISAFFTTVLHGLSIQARDGASSAELQQVVDVAMAAWDGMVRPAATP
- a CDS encoding FAD-binding oxidoreductase, with amino-acid sequence MDILDLRRRVSGEVVHREDASYEELRRSLVWNGLKTARRPEVVVRAAHEPDVVEAVRFARANGLQVAVRGGGHNWVGFSQRDRGLLLDVSALTAVSVDVGSRTAAVGPGVRSQDLDRLLSAEGLAFPVGHCATVPMSGFLLNGGLGWNTNAWRPACFSVSSARVVTAAGTVVVAGEEDDRDLLWAVRGAGPGFFGVVTEYRLRLYPEPRRITSNTYYHRMSDVDGLATWFEEAVHRLPEQVEVSFFMQPAPPDLAAAAEPDNGYVCVLGATAFVDSPDEARSVMSVLDESPVLADCLRVERDQATPIDALLRPSLAAWPEGLRYLADTAWSDSPAEVVRRSRDHHLRAPSRRSFATTWFSTGPRGIASRHPDAAFSLTGRTLTLSYAIWDDEAQDEANHLWHRTMVDDLHEVSTGHYIAEVDIVRHPERHERSFKPENWKRLHELRQRYDPESLFHGPYTDGEAG
- a CDS encoding NAD(P)H-binding protein, with the protein product MADRIGPVAVLGATGAVGSALLVDLAARGVRPLAVVRPGSGGPSRDVADVVEGDLTRPESLLPALTGARTLLLLTPLHPAQDSLQRAIVEVAKEAGVERVVKVSALGADPAARCSIHRQHGLVEEALAESGLRHTLVRPNGFAQNLRQWLPGITARGAIALPVGDAEVSWVDVRDVAAVAAVALTDPALDGAVLEVTGPRALDYPTVAGYFSRELGREVRFVDVSPEAAFDAMTGAGMPPWAAEARLGLYATYRAGEAALVTTTVEDVVGRPARALTSVVGELLGRTPV
- a CDS encoding NAD(P)/FAD-dependent oxidoreductase — encoded protein: MPVVGGRFVDGSRGGYRRELDIAVVGAGVLGLATTDALVRRGADVTCFDGRPPGSGLSGGLTRTFRNRHDDPRVVRLAVAGRAGYREWERRLGRRLVGDEGAVYAGMGEADTAGLRANGVAHHFADAARHRELFGVLAPVSGRLLVDPGGGAIRARRVIDALAGWVGDRVVPADVHSVTVPSGGGVEIQTTEAIYRARHVVLCAGTAVPRLASGAGFEIPLRQALHARPHFRVREECRGGPLPCWVDRSGEFGEWVYGSPIGSTGSYVLGLIGPDVDVPFDARGALPPGSTMDTRVERLRSYARKAMPGLAPEPVGIRVCVMTKLPVGSDGFRVWHAPGVSAVAGHNLFKLAPVLGELLADTAQSDELPATLREIGDAAMGVA
- a CDS encoding DMT family transporter, yielding MREHDVLDEARAKAKAMTVAWVILVGAGFLEIIWAISMKHSEGFTRLWPTVIGLVTAWTSFILLTFALKSLPVATAYAVWAGIGAVGTAVVGIVLLGEGTSPLRVLFLSLITIGIVGLHLIGG
- a CDS encoding cupin domain-containing protein, which encodes MSIPAKNPPQAHYLAADEGPSVWAFSGDQYTIKAGADETGGAMGLIEVVVPPLSGPPLHTHQNEDEAFYILDGRFEVVANDRELTVEPGGFIYLPKGTFHRFRNIGEAHGKLLLLFAPAGFEQYFLDVGLPTAEHPTPPPSDRYPDDVARSVALGHEKYGLRYYET